One Faecalicatena sp. Marseille-Q4148 DNA window includes the following coding sequences:
- a CDS encoding GTPase, with protein METAVDIFTGFLDSGKTSLIIDAVEHSDFDEYRQTVLILCEEGEEAFDPALLKKANIIPLVLEEEEQFNKEFLMGIWRNYHPDHVLIEYNGTWEMSTILETEMPQGWMITGIYSTVDATTAELYLTNMRTMFLEQVFQSDLVIVNRCTDETDWAKIRRSIKVMNAKAQIVFERENGEAFEQGEEALPFDITKDLIEVDDIDYGLWYIDALEHPEHYRGKKIRFLAQVYKGKKLAQNEFVPGRFVMTCCEEDIKFLGFLCKCREEIPYEKRSWVTVTVTYETVMTRDGEAPMLELDEIELAYRPKNDVVTFY; from the coding sequence ATGGAGACAGCAGTAGATATTTTTACCGGATTTTTAGATAGCGGAAAGACGTCTCTTATAATCGATGCGGTGGAACATTCGGATTTTGATGAGTATCGTCAGACAGTGCTTATCCTCTGTGAAGAAGGAGAAGAAGCGTTCGATCCGGCGCTTCTGAAAAAGGCAAATATCATTCCGCTTGTGTTGGAGGAAGAAGAACAGTTTAACAAGGAGTTTCTTATGGGAATCTGGCGCAATTATCATCCGGATCATGTACTGATTGAGTATAATGGAACATGGGAGATGAGTACAATTCTGGAGACAGAGATGCCGCAAGGCTGGATGATTACCGGGATTTATTCAACCGTAGATGCCACGACAGCAGAATTATATCTGACAAATATGAGAACGATGTTTTTAGAACAGGTATTTCAATCAGACCTGGTAATTGTGAATCGCTGTACCGATGAGACAGACTGGGCTAAGATCCGGCGCAGTATTAAGGTTATGAATGCGAAAGCACAGATTGTATTTGAGCGTGAGAACGGAGAAGCGTTTGAGCAGGGAGAAGAAGCGCTTCCATTTGATATTACGAAAGATCTGATTGAAGTGGATGATATTGATTACGGACTCTGGTATATTGATGCGCTGGAGCATCCGGAACACTATCGCGGAAAGAAAATCCGTTTTCTTGCACAGGTATACAAAGGGAAAAAACTGGCACAGAATGAATTTGTGCCGGGACGTTTTGTGATGACATGCTGTGAGGAAGACATTAAGTTTCTCGGATTTTTGTGTAAATGCAGGGAAGAAATCCCATATGAAAAACGCTCCTGGGTAACAGTGACTGTCACCTATGAGACAGTCATGACAAGAGATGGAGAAGCGCCGATGCTGGAACTTGATGAGATTGAACTGGCGTACCGGCCAAAGAATGATGTAGTAACATTTTACTAG